A stretch of Episyrphus balteatus chromosome 2, idEpiBalt1.1, whole genome shotgun sequence DNA encodes these proteins:
- the LOC129910091 gene encoding protein disconnected — protein sequence MEHIMSRFQSMDTSPLSFVPSPYLLPAAFAASSKSPSSSTASSSPTGSSMPKPKRWGSPPVNLAGQFINPATGKKRVQCSICFKTFCDKGALKIHFSAVHLREMHKCTVEGCNMVFSSRRSRNRHSANPNPKLHSPHIRRKISPHDGRTAQQFPPLLFQTPLMPAGGPGGPYPFDRFAPYPSYPHGHPGIFSGLNTGEMCPLPANSGGSSSHSSFSDDYKIGGSDSEEECRDELMVSVEEDDDEDSGEELQMADEEDEEPLPAQDDNQPLDFSVKKRVAEDRLSPPVNSSEESTIEIENFRPVKLSGSFSVDNLLSKKKRTEEITEPSAGLLDLSTKIAKEQKSSLPSQPPTITAPGLIDQGNPAMWNILSEVYRSMLMNNSLKAQYSELQSNSTISV from the coding sequence ATGGAGCACATTATGTCAAGATTTCAATCAATGGACACTTCACCGCTGTCATTCGTTCCATCACCATATCTTCTACCAGCAGCTTTTGCAGCTTCATCAAAATCACCCTCATCATCGACAGCATCCAGCAGTCCAACAGGATCATCAATGCCCAAACCCAAACGTTGGGGTTCTCCACCAGTTAATCTAGCTGGACAATTTATCAATCCGGCCACAGGCAAAAAACGTGTCCAATGTAGCATCTGTTTTAAGACTTTCTGCGATAAAGGTGCTCTGAAGATTCATTTTTCCGCCGTGCATTTGCGTGAAATGCACAAGTGTACAGTGGAAGGATGCAATATGGTGTTTAGTTCGAGACGGTCAAGAAATCGTCATAGTGcgaatccaaatccaaaattgcATTCGCCTCATATTCGCCGTAAAATTTCGCCTCATGATGGACGAACTGCTCAACAATTTCCGCCACTTCTTTTCCAAACTCCGCTGATGCCGGCGGGTGGTCCTGGAGGTCCTTATCCATTTGATAGATTTGCTCCGTATCCTTCATATCCACATGGACATCCTGGAATTTTCTCAGGACTCAATACCGGCGAAATGTGTCCTTTGCCAGCGAATAGTGGTGGAAGCAGTAGTCACAGCAGTTTCAGTGATGATTATAAAATTGGTGGATCAGATTCAGAGGAGGAATGCAGAGATGAATTGATGGTATCAGTTGAAGAAGACGATGATGAAGATTCTGGGGAAGAATTACAAATGGCTGATGAAGAAGATGAAGAACCTCTTCCAGCTCAAGATGATAACCAGCCTCTTGATTTCTCAGTGAAAAAACGAGTTGCCGAAGATCGTTTAAGTCCCCCAGTCAATTCTAGCGAAGAATCaacaattgaaattgaaaattttcgtcctGTGAAATTATCAGGAAGTTTTTCCGTCGATAATCTGCTAAGTAAGAAAAAACGAACTGAAGAAATAACCGAGCCATCAGCTGGTTTATTAGATTTGTCAACTAAGATAGCGAAAGAACAAAAATCAAGCCTTCCAAGTCAACCGCCCACCATTACCGCTCCTGGTCTAATTGATCAAGGAAATCCTGCAATGTGGAATATCCTTTCAGAAGTTTATCGATCCATGCTGATGAATAACAGTCTTAAAGCACAATATAGTGAATTACAATCAAATTCAACAATCTCCGTTTAA